The sequence CGACTGGTCTTGGGACCAGAGGTAAAAAGGGCAACCGCCGACACTGCGGTGTGAGGTGTAGGAAGTCTTTACTTATGTGCGGAATTGCCGGAATTATCCATGAAGGCCAAGTCGCCGATATTGGTCGGGAGATGACGGATATGTTGCAGGCTCTCCGGCACCGGGGGCCGGATTCCGTGGGCTTCGCTCTCTATGGGCAGAACGGCATGGGCGACAGCGATTACATAGGTCGCTTTAAGATTGCCGAACAGGAGGATTTGGTCAGCGGTTTCGCCATCCGCAACCAGATCTCCGAACGTAAGGCGGAGGCAGACAAACGCTTCGAGGAATTAGGCGCGAAGGTCCGGGACCGGCAGCAGGCGACCGAGTACGCCTTCCGCTACAATTTCTCTTTCCCGGGCGACCTGCGTCAACTCATTGATTATATTGAGGACATCGAAGGCGTCGAGTTCCTTTCCCTGGGCCACACGCTTGAACTGGTCAAGGATCTGGGCGACGCCCGCACCGTTTGCGATTCCTACCGTCTCGGCGCCTTCCGCGGTACGCATGCGCTCGGGCACACGCGCATGGCGACAGAATCGGACGTGAGCATCCGCGCCGCGCATCCTTACTGGGCCTATCCGTTCTCCGACGTCGCGGTTGTTCATAACGGCCAACTGACCAATTACTGGAGCAAGCGTCGCGATCTGGAGCGCCGCGGGCACCGCTTCATGTCCGACTGCGACTCGGAGTTGATCGCAGTCTATATCGCTGAACGCATAGACCGTGGCGGCGATCTTAAAAGCGCCATGAAAGATTCCATAGAAGAGCTGGATGGAGTGTTCACCTACCTGGTGGCCACGGCGGACCAACTTGGAATGGCCAAGGACACGATGGCCGCCAAGCCCATGGTGGTGTTCGAGGGCAAGGGCACGGTCGTGCTGGCCTCGGAGGAGATCGCGATCCGCAGCGTCTTCCCGCAGGAGATT is a genomic window of Gammaproteobacteria bacterium containing:
- a CDS encoding glutamine amidotransferase, encoding MCGIAGIIHEGQVADIGREMTDMLQALRHRGPDSVGFALYGQNGMGDSDYIGRFKIAEQEDLVSGFAIRNQISERKAEADKRFEELGAKVRDRQQATEYAFRYNFSFPGDLRQLIDYIEDIEGVEFLSLGHTLELVKDLGDARTVCDSYRLGAFRGTHALGHTRMATESDVSIRAAHPYWAYPFSDVAVVHNGQLTNYWSKRRDLERRGHRFMSDCDSELIAVYIAERIDRGGDLKSAMKDSIEELDGVFTYLVATADQLGMAKDTMAAKPMVVFEGKGTVVLASEEIAIRSVFPQEIDSYDPYDGDVKIWTTGKQTAEGAGNGR